One genomic window of Aulosira sp. FACHB-615 includes the following:
- a CDS encoding TspO/MBR family protein — translation MIKSWMIIGGVAILVALGANLIQPRDRQWFRRLQRPRWLTFEAAIPVIWSVIFICGAWSAYIVWETNPGTTSTWLLMSLYLILEIAIVAYTPVMFWLRSLQAGTIIGGTGFIIGLILTGAVLPVSGWAALLLVPFLLWSPIGTYTTWQMQSLNPQDV, via the coding sequence ATGATTAAATCATGGATGATCATTGGTGGCGTAGCAATATTGGTGGCTTTAGGTGCTAATTTAATTCAACCACGCGATCGCCAATGGTTCAGACGCTTACAAAGACCGAGATGGCTAACTTTTGAAGCCGCAATTCCGGTCATTTGGAGTGTAATTTTTATTTGTGGCGCTTGGTCAGCTTATATTGTCTGGGAAACTAACCCAGGAACAACATCTACTTGGTTATTGATGAGTTTATATTTAATTTTAGAAATTGCGATCGTTGCCTATACACCCGTAATGTTTTGGCTGCGAAGTCTGCAAGCAGGCACAATTATTGGTGGTACAGGCTTTATTATTGGTCTGATATTAACTGGGGCTGTCTTACCTGTCTCCGGTTGGGCAGCATTGTTATTAGTACCCTTTTTACTATGGAGTCCCATTGGTACTTATACCACTTGGCAGATGCAGAGTCTCAATCCGCAAGATGTCTGA
- a CDS encoding SAM-dependent methyltransferase, translated as MKLDEVVPWGRTLEEYKSMFSLSETDLNAKILGCGDGPASFNVEMTELGHSVVSIDPVYQFSAEQIEQRVRATYEPVISQVKQNSSHYIWKNFQNADELGKARLNAMEKFLLDYEFGKTSGRYLYQSLPSLEFVDDQFELCVCSHLLFLYSEQLSLDFHVASIHELLRIASEVRIFPLLKLDGEPSSYLKPILEDLSNKGCSVEVQSVAYEFQKGGNQMLRISRSEIAA; from the coding sequence ATGAAGCTCGATGAAGTTGTCCCTTGGGGCAGAACGCTAGAAGAATACAAGTCGATGTTTAGTTTGTCAGAAACAGATTTAAACGCGAAAATTCTTGGATGTGGCGATGGCCCAGCTAGTTTCAATGTTGAGATGACTGAGCTAGGACACTCTGTTGTGTCTATCGATCCGGTTTATCAATTTTCTGCCGAACAAATTGAGCAGCGTGTTCGAGCTACTTATGAGCCAGTCATTTCGCAGGTGAAGCAAAACTCTAGTCACTATATATGGAAGAACTTCCAAAATGCTGATGAGCTTGGCAAGGCGCGTCTCAACGCAATGGAGAAATTTTTATTAGACTATGAATTTGGAAAAACTTCAGGGCGGTATTTATATCAATCTTTGCCAAGCCTAGAATTTGTTGATGACCAATTTGAGTTATGCGTATGCTCTCATTTACTCTTCTTGTATTCAGAACAGTTATCACTTGATTTTCATGTTGCTTCGATTCATGAACTTCTGCGAATTGCCTCAGAGGTTAGGATTTTCCCATTGCTTAAACTTGATGGTGAACCATCCTCGTACCTTAAACCGATTTTGGAAGATTTATCTAATAAAGGTTGTAGTGTAGAAGTTCAATCTGTTGCTTATGAGTTTCAAAAAGGCGGGAATCAAATGTTAAGAATCAGTCGGTCAGAGATCGCAGCATAA
- a CDS encoding DoxX family protein yields the protein MNRRKELFRVILAISIIIVGITHFAVPQPYVKIMPPQLPYPLGLVYLSGFYEILGGIGLLVPPVSQAAAWGLVLLFIAVFPANINMAVNHIKIETIPYSDSPWVQAIRLPLQAVLIAWAWWYTRPSDQEIQASLIPKSLIPKELDW from the coding sequence ATGAACAGACGTAAGGAACTCTTTCGTGTCATCTTGGCAATATCAATCATCATCGTCGGTATTACACATTTTGCAGTACCGCAACCTTACGTTAAAATCATGCCGCCACAACTGCCATATCCTTTAGGGTTAGTTTATCTGAGTGGCTTTTATGAAATTTTAGGTGGTATTGGGTTATTAGTTCCGCCTGTGAGTCAAGCAGCAGCTTGGGGACTAGTACTGCTATTTATTGCTGTTTTTCCTGCCAATATCAACATGGCAGTTAATCATATTAAAATTGAAACCATACCATACTCAGATTCCCCTTGGGTTCAAGCAATTAGATTGCCATTACAAGCAGTGTTAATCGCTTGGGCTTGGTGGTATACAAGACCTTCAGATCAAGAAATCCAAGCTTCGTTAATTCCTAAATCACTCATTCCCAAAGAATTAGACTGGTAA
- a CDS encoding DUF6519 domain-containing protein — MKGDFSRFTFNPQKRFSRVLMQQGRVQLDADWNEQLDITEHRIATEITDFIGQSGAPEKYAGFEITAINEPKNLKIGAGRYYVEGMLFENDQPVLFTAQSDYPSAELPKEEGIYLAYLDVWQRHVTALEDPEIREPALGGADTATRVKNVWQVKLQKVGNNADKSSFAPPDWKPSWEKPLGKLSAILGAGANLENQLYRVEIHTGGTLSQATFKWSRDNGSIATRVEKIVGQEITVSRLGQDIQTAFAAGNWVEITTEKQTLSGEPGLLVELASVKAITLTVKEWPSGKAPDYESSMIVRRWDSRNIPVQNDWITLENEIQVKFDAGEYKTGDYWLIPARNLTANIEWPSNKAQLPHGILHRYCSLALVKYDNAGFSVKDDCRVIFKPLTTGLLSKGGDTMTGSLTIDKDLYVTGKVGIGTKNVGGARLTVETPNDYDGSTIQFEAKKEPNLYNLSLNTSVTDSNVRWVFNQTNNSQLHNSVLVFNKGNVGISTTNPQSKLAVSGGVAIGSKNYVETTVAPNNSLLVETYIGIGKMGNWSLQTASYTSVKGGIVPIKGIIIDGASNLYICTVLGSSFYNGVLDLLLPRPKRWAVSVLPAWSLDITNIARNPRASIIGGATGIEVVEYGRGEDFPSEANWIDGDLDYISGYRYWQLKTNTQPKGIIIVIISSI; from the coding sequence ATGAAAGGCGATTTTTCTCGGTTTACCTTCAATCCCCAAAAGCGTTTCAGCCGCGTGTTGATGCAACAAGGGCGCGTCCAACTAGATGCAGATTGGAACGAACAACTGGATATTACAGAGCATCGAATTGCTACTGAAATCACCGATTTCATCGGTCAGAGTGGCGCACCAGAAAAGTATGCTGGATTTGAGATCACAGCAATTAATGAGCCAAAAAATCTCAAAATTGGTGCAGGGCGATACTACGTTGAGGGTATGCTTTTTGAGAATGACCAGCCTGTGCTGTTTACTGCTCAATCAGACTATCCAAGTGCAGAACTTCCAAAAGAAGAAGGTATTTACTTAGCTTACCTTGATGTCTGGCAGCGCCACGTCACAGCACTGGAAGATCCAGAGATTCGGGAACCTGCTTTGGGTGGGGCTGATACGGCCACGCGAGTCAAGAATGTTTGGCAAGTAAAACTCCAAAAAGTGGGCAACAATGCAGACAAAAGCTCTTTCGCTCCTCCTGACTGGAAACCTAGCTGGGAGAAGCCTCTAGGTAAATTATCAGCGATCTTAGGAGCGGGAGCAAACCTAGAAAATCAACTCTACCGTGTGGAAATTCATACAGGCGGTACGCTCAGTCAAGCTACGTTTAAATGGTCGCGGGATAATGGCTCAATTGCTACCCGTGTTGAGAAAATTGTCGGTCAGGAGATTACCGTCAGTCGTCTAGGACAAGATATTCAAACGGCATTTGCAGCAGGTAACTGGGTGGAGATAACTACTGAAAAGCAAACCCTCTCTGGTGAACCTGGACTTTTAGTAGAGTTGGCATCTGTTAAAGCAATCACATTAACAGTGAAAGAGTGGCCAAGTGGCAAAGCACCAGATTATGAGTCATCAATGATAGTACGGCGTTGGGATTCTCGTAATATCCCTGTGCAGAATGATTGGATAACTTTAGAGAATGAGATTCAGGTCAAATTTGATGCAGGTGAGTATAAAACAGGCGACTACTGGTTAATTCCCGCACGCAACTTAACTGCAAATATCGAATGGCCTAGTAACAAAGCCCAACTACCGCACGGGATTTTACATCGCTACTGTAGTTTAGCCTTGGTGAAGTATGATAACGCTGGATTTAGTGTGAAGGATGATTGTCGTGTCATCTTCAAACCCTTAACAACGGGTTTGTTGAGCAAAGGCGGTGACACTATGACAGGATCACTGACAATTGATAAAGACCTCTATGTTACTGGCAAAGTTGGTATTGGAACAAAAAATGTAGGAGGAGCTAGGTTAACTGTAGAGACACCTAATGACTACGATGGAAGTACTATCCAGTTTGAAGCTAAAAAAGAACCTAATTTGTACAATTTGAGCTTAAATACATCCGTAACCGACAGTAATGTTAGGTGGGTCTTTAATCAAACGAACAATTCTCAACTACATAACTCAGTTCTTGTATTTAATAAAGGTAATGTTGGCATCAGCACAACCAATCCGCAAAGCAAGCTGGCTGTGTCAGGAGGAGTTGCGATCGGCTCAAAAAACTATGTGGAAACAACTGTTGCACCTAATAATAGTTTGCTAGTTGAGACGTACATCGGCATTGGAAAGATGGGAAATTGGAGCTTGCAAACAGCTAGTTACACAAGCGTGAAAGGTGGTATCGTACCAATTAAAGGTATAATAATAGACGGAGCCAGTAATCTCTATATCTGCACTGTTTTGGGAAGCTCTTTCTATAACGGGGTTTTGGACTTGTTACTTCCACGCCCTAAACGATGGGCTGTATCAGTTTTACCAGCATGGTCTTTAGATATTACTAACATAGCAAGAAATCCAAGGGCATCGATAATTGGAGGAGCAACAGGAATAGAAGTTGTGGAATATGGTAGGGGTGAAGATTTCCCATCGGAAGCAAACTGGATAGATGGGGATCTAGATTATATAAGCGGATATCGCTATTGGCAATTAAAAACAAACACTCAACCAAAAGGAATAATAATAGTTATTATTTCATCCATATAG
- a CDS encoding putative baseplate assembly protein, giving the protein MNSSDVSSEQPTNYNPPGLSALAYRIGTHPSFFQRLLAGLPTQEIPHPDTQKPQHPLNKLTTQHLDDPAIALLDAWAVVGDVLTFYQERIANEGYLRTATEDRSILELSRTVGYKLNPGVAASTYLTFTVEDAPGSAQEVTVPAGTRVQSIPKASGELPQTFETIAEIKTRVEWNSLKPDISPKFDTPKFDQDTTELSLQVTNTRLQPGDRILIISDTGGDNTAPLPVSPDPNANPPKREFRFFLTLESVETDAQNNFTLIRWNNNTKQTLPVVLVNATHSSANNLQVFAFRQQASLFGHNARDWSELSPEIKRKYSPSQFGSETINCTGITIRVNNDAVFTTSINKGDIITVANQSKTVVNISENKKIITVDSGFIPNLDNIQGFIYNKAISEWSKFSIQSSQIDLNALYPNVLPGSWVLLNQDESSELYQVENSSTVFRSDFELAGKVTRINVTSSNGLEKFDLRKTTIFIQSEQLLLFKKPQELPSIKRQNPLIKLAQSIPPLEPGRTVIIKDKTNTEIAFVGSMDDSQSLTLSYDLQHDYDTASMTIYANVVPATHGETVEKEVLGSGNGGQANQRFKLKKPPLTYVSAATASGSKSTLQVYVNNVLWQEVASLEEQDARSQCYIVQIDDRGEFTIIFGDGIHGSRLPSGQENVVATYRSGIGQVGEVKAGSLILLQNRPLGIRDVTNLHDATGAGDRETSLHIRDNTPRTVRTLDRIVSLRDFQNFTQSFAGIGKAQAVILWTGQTKLIHITIAADDGQQVESNSTLFTNLKQAIVSNMSNPLQFVEIQSYEPLYFNIEATVWIDPRYQENSVKQIIESTLNQTFSFAKREFGQAVAASEVLEIIQNIAGVLAVNLDFLYLTSDNKTKPIPSSIAAKTASWDVNKKQALPSQLLLINPQGITLKKGS; this is encoded by the coding sequence ATGAATAGTTCAGATGTCAGTTCAGAGCAACCTACTAATTACAATCCGCCTGGATTAAGTGCCTTGGCTTACCGCATAGGCACTCACCCCAGCTTCTTTCAACGTCTATTAGCAGGTTTACCAACTCAAGAAATTCCCCATCCCGACACACAAAAGCCACAGCATCCCCTAAATAAACTAACTACACAACATCTTGATGATCCTGCGATCGCCCTCCTTGATGCTTGGGCAGTGGTTGGAGATGTCCTGACGTTTTACCAAGAGCGAATTGCTAACGAAGGATATCTGCGAACAGCCACTGAAGACCGCTCCATTTTAGAATTATCGCGTACAGTTGGTTATAAACTCAATCCTGGGGTTGCTGCTAGTACATACCTCACTTTTACCGTCGAAGATGCACCAGGTTCAGCCCAGGAAGTTACAGTTCCTGCTGGCACAAGGGTGCAGAGTATTCCCAAAGCATCAGGAGAACTTCCCCAGACCTTTGAAACGATTGCAGAGATAAAAACACGAGTTGAGTGGAATAGCCTTAAGCCCGATATTTCCCCAAAATTCGACACGCCAAAATTTGATCAAGACACAACTGAACTAAGTTTACAAGTAACAAATACTAGACTTCAGCCCGGCGATCGCATTTTAATTATCAGTGATACAGGGGGTGATAACACTGCTCCTTTGCCTGTTTCACCTGATCCCAATGCAAATCCTCCCAAGCGTGAATTTAGATTTTTCTTAACTTTGGAATCTGTAGAAACTGATGCCCAAAACAACTTTACATTGATTCGCTGGAATAATAACACAAAACAAACACTACCAGTAGTGTTAGTAAATGCAACACACAGTTCCGCTAATAATCTGCAAGTATTCGCCTTTCGACAGCAAGCATCGCTTTTCGGTCATAATGCTCGCGACTGGAGTGAATTATCCCCGGAAATTAAACGCAAATATAGCCCTAGTCAGTTTGGTAGCGAAACTATTAATTGCACTGGCATAACTATAAGAGTAAATAATGATGCAGTCTTCACCACATCTATTAACAAAGGTGATATTATCACAGTTGCTAATCAATCAAAAACCGTAGTTAATATTTCTGAAAATAAAAAAATAATTACAGTTGATTCTGGCTTTATTCCTAACCTAGATAACATACAAGGTTTTATTTACAATAAAGCAATATCGGAATGGAGTAAATTTAGCATTCAATCTTCACAAATTGACTTGAATGCCTTATATCCAAATGTTTTACCAGGAAGCTGGGTGCTGTTAAATCAGGATGAATCATCTGAACTTTATCAAGTTGAAAATAGCTCTACTGTTTTCCGCTCAGATTTTGAATTAGCAGGAAAAGTTACCCGAATAAATGTTACAAGTAGCAATGGTTTAGAAAAGTTCGATTTACGTAAAACTACTATTTTTATTCAAAGCGAACAATTACTACTGTTCAAAAAACCGCAAGAATTACCATCAATTAAGCGGCAAAATCCACTGATTAAACTAGCGCAGTCAATACCTCCACTAGAACCTGGACGCACAGTCATCATCAAGGACAAAACTAATACCGAAATTGCTTTTGTTGGCAGTATGGATGACTCTCAATCTCTTACATTGAGCTATGACCTCCAGCATGATTACGATACTGCAAGTATGACTATTTATGCCAATGTTGTCCCAGCCACACACGGTGAAACTGTAGAAAAAGAAGTCCTTGGTAGTGGTAATGGCGGGCAAGCTAACCAAAGATTTAAGCTGAAAAAACCACCTTTAACTTATGTCTCGGCAGCTACAGCTAGTGGTAGCAAAAGTACTTTACAAGTCTATGTGAACAATGTCTTGTGGCAAGAAGTTGCATCTCTAGAAGAGCAAGATGCCCGTAGCCAATGCTACATTGTACAAATTGACGACCGAGGCGAGTTTACCATTATCTTTGGTGATGGGATTCATGGTTCTCGCTTACCCAGTGGACAGGAAAATGTCGTGGCTACCTACCGTAGTGGTATTGGTCAAGTTGGAGAAGTCAAAGCAGGTTCTTTGATACTGCTGCAAAACCGACCTTTAGGAATTCGGGATGTCACTAATTTGCATGATGCCACAGGCGCAGGCGATCGCGAAACCTCTTTGCATATCCGCGATAACACTCCCCGCACCGTCCGCACACTAGATCGCATTGTTTCTTTACGAGACTTTCAAAACTTTACTCAAAGTTTTGCTGGTATTGGCAAAGCTCAAGCTGTCATTCTCTGGACAGGACAAACAAAATTAATACACATTACTATTGCTGCTGATGATGGTCAACAAGTTGAATCTAATTCAACACTTTTTACTAACCTGAAACAAGCAATTGTTTCTAATATGAGTAATCCATTACAATTTGTGGAAATTCAATCCTACGAGCCGTTGTACTTTAACATAGAAGCAACAGTATGGATTGACCCACGTTATCAGGAAAACAGTGTCAAGCAGATTATAGAAAGTACACTCAATCAAACATTTAGTTTCGCCAAACGTGAATTTGGACAAGCAGTAGCCGCTTCAGAAGTTCTTGAAATTATCCAAAATATCGCGGGTGTATTAGCAGTTAATTTGGATTTTCTTTACTTAACATCTGACAATAAAACCAAACCAATTCCTTCATCCATAGCAGCAAAAACAGCCTCTTGGGATGTAAATAAAAAACAAGCTTTGCCATCTCAGTTATTACTAATTAACCCTCAAGGCATAACACTCAAAAAAGGCTCATGA
- a CDS encoding ureidoglycolate lyase, whose amino-acid sequence MSTSQTVQQLKAELITPENFQRYGQVIFASKDGKGFDAEDAQLNLQNGTPRFYIMRLEKRGRKFNKITRHIKCTQCLGSLEGKDWFIAVCPPHNELDEPVVSEIAAFQIPGNCFIKLNAGTWHAGPYFDHGFVDFYNLELADTNVVDHFTHDFRQSHQLEFEMV is encoded by the coding sequence ATGAGTACATCCCAAACAGTCCAACAATTAAAAGCAGAATTAATTACCCCCGAAAATTTCCAGCGTTATGGGCAGGTAATTTTTGCTAGTAAAGATGGTAAAGGTTTTGATGCGGAAGATGCTCAATTAAATCTGCAAAATGGCACCCCAAGATTTTATATTATGCGTCTAGAAAAGCGCGGACGTAAATTTAATAAAATTACTCGTCATATAAAATGCACTCAATGTTTAGGTTCATTAGAAGGCAAAGATTGGTTCATTGCCGTGTGTCCTCCCCATAATGAATTAGATGAACCAGTTGTATCAGAAATAGCTGCTTTTCAGATTCCAGGGAATTGTTTTATTAAATTAAATGCAGGAACTTGGCACGCTGGCCCTTATTTTGATCATGGATTTGTCGATTTTTATAATTTAGAATTGGCTGATACAAATGTAGTAGATCATTTCACCCATGATTTTCGCCAAAGTCATCAGTTAGAGTTTGAGATGGTGTAA
- a CDS encoding phage tail protein yields MNQLERLYHLLPSIYRQRDLAQGEPLRALLAVMESQLRTIEADIDGLYENWFIETCDEWVVPYIADLLGIEGLNDEKSLLWSQRSYVANTIAYRRRKGTPAILENITFDVTGWRAKVVEFFELLSATQNINHIRLGKGSTIDIRQQAKLEQLNSPFDAIAHSVDVRRISPDGIKSEQSFAAMRGKYNISNLGLFVWRLQSYPITNSPAYPVKDSAGEKIIGYTFHPLGYQTTLFNRPQTKTEITQFAEVINLPGAIAQQAFAADLKAYQQQYKDARPDQQPPDSQYYGPNRSFNISNISPMQLVSMDLSNWQSPASGKVAVDVKLGRIAFPINEPPTQAVNVSYCYSFSGDIGGGPYDRQPTLATNDSIPWYCVVSQDGKKLQDALREYLTQNNPSGIIEIADSQVHELTEPIILKKAGRLTIQAANGMRPIISCGKNPLVFKVADNNPDAALTFNGILIDSKVSIQTGLKLNIIHCTLIGGVQVEKSKQNISSLQIFISHSIVGALQLPEQIVSLTVQDSIIDSILEDVSSLRKATNDATIDTNKLRNNADLDYAIATNTADEKSHPRTTLERTTIFGKVNLHELTLASNVIFTAPVTVKNCQTGSVRFSYLPKDSQTPRRYCCQPLEDSNGDRQIKPLFTSVQYGDPGYAQLALACPPEIATGADDGGEMGAFHLLHQPQRTAYLRLSLEEYLPAGSEAGIFYMS; encoded by the coding sequence ATGAATCAGTTAGAACGTCTTTATCATCTCCTCCCGTCTATCTATCGCCAACGAGATTTGGCGCAGGGAGAACCGTTGCGGGCTTTACTTGCAGTTATGGAAAGCCAACTGCGAACAATTGAGGCCGATATTGATGGGCTGTATGAAAACTGGTTCATCGAAACCTGTGATGAGTGGGTGGTTCCTTACATCGCAGACTTATTGGGAATTGAGGGTTTAAATGATGAAAAAAGTTTATTGTGGAGTCAACGGTCATACGTTGCCAATACAATCGCCTACCGTCGTCGTAAAGGTACTCCTGCCATTCTAGAAAATATCACATTTGATGTCACTGGCTGGAGAGCTAAGGTAGTAGAATTTTTTGAGCTACTCAGTGCTACCCAAAATATAAATCATATCCGTCTGGGTAAAGGCAGTACCATCGACATCCGTCAGCAAGCAAAATTAGAACAGTTGAATTCGCCCTTTGATGCGATCGCTCATTCAGTTGATGTACGTCGCATCAGTCCAGATGGGATAAAATCTGAGCAATCCTTCGCGGCGATGCGCGGCAAATACAACATCTCGAATCTAGGCTTGTTTGTCTGGCGACTGCAAAGTTATCCAATTACCAACAGTCCCGCTTACCCTGTGAAAGATTCAGCAGGAGAAAAAATTATTGGGTATACCTTTCACCCCCTTGGCTATCAGACAACTTTATTCAATCGACCCCAAACCAAAACCGAAATTACTCAATTTGCTGAAGTAATTAACTTACCTGGTGCGATCGCTCAACAAGCATTTGCAGCCGATTTAAAGGCATATCAACAGCAATACAAAGACGCACGACCAGACCAGCAACCACCAGACAGCCAATATTACGGCCCCAATCGCAGTTTCAACATCTCAAATATCTCACCGATGCAGCTGGTGAGTATGGATTTAAGTAACTGGCAAAGTCCCGCATCAGGTAAAGTCGCTGTAGATGTCAAATTGGGACGAATAGCTTTCCCGATCAACGAACCACCAACCCAAGCTGTGAACGTTAGCTACTGCTACAGTTTCAGTGGTGACATTGGTGGCGGCCCCTATGACCGCCAGCCAACTTTAGCAACGAATGATTCTATTCCCTGGTACTGTGTCGTTAGTCAAGATGGGAAAAAGTTGCAGGATGCTTTACGAGAATATTTAACTCAAAACAATCCATCTGGCATCATTGAAATCGCTGATAGCCAAGTGCATGAACTCACTGAACCAATCATCCTGAAAAAAGCCGGTCGCTTGACGATTCAAGCAGCCAACGGAATGCGCCCTATCATTAGTTGTGGTAAAAACCCGTTAGTTTTCAAGGTTGCAGATAACAATCCCGATGCCGCGTTGACCTTCAATGGAATACTAATTGATAGTAAAGTCAGCATTCAAACAGGGTTGAAACTGAACATCATTCACTGTACTTTGATTGGTGGAGTGCAGGTAGAAAAATCAAAACAGAATATTTCCAGTTTGCAAATATTTATCTCTCATAGCATTGTCGGTGCTTTACAATTGCCAGAGCAGATTGTCAGTTTAACAGTACAAGACAGCATCATAGACAGCATTTTAGAGGATGTATCTAGCTTGAGAAAAGCTACAAATGATGCAACTATAGATACAAACAAATTGCGTAATAATGCAGATTTAGATTATGCGATCGCTACCAACACCGCAGACGAAAAATCTCACCCCCGCACCACTTTAGAGCGAACTACAATCTTTGGTAAAGTTAACCTCCACGAACTGACACTAGCATCTAATGTGATATTTACAGCACCCGTCACTGTGAAGAATTGCCAAACGGGTAGTGTCCGCTTCAGCTATCTGCCAAAAGATTCCCAAACTCCACGCCGTTACTGCTGTCAACCTCTGGAGGATAGCAATGGCGATCGCCAAATCAAACCCCTGTTCACCTCTGTGCAGTATGGCGATCCGGGGTACGCCCAACTAGCACTAGCTTGTCCGCCAGAAATTGCCACAGGTGCAGACGATGGAGGCGAGATGGGTGCATTTCATCTGCTTCACCAACCTCAACGCACCGCTTATCTTCGTCTCAGCTTAGAAGAATATTTGCCTGCTGGCTCAGAAGCTGGAATTTTCTATATGTCTTGA